The region TACACGGGCACGGTGGTGAACGCCCTTTTGGGCCGCTACCTGGAGGTGCCCCAGGACCTCTCTCCCGAGCGGCCCGAGTGGGTGCGCCCGGGCATCGTTCACCGCCTGGACAAGGACACCAGCGGGGTTTTGGTGGTGGCCAAGCACCCGGGGGCGGTGGAGGCCCTCTCCCGGGCCTTCCGCGACCGGCTGGTGATGAAGCGCTACCTGGCCCTCACCGAGGGGCACCCCAAGGAGGGCACCCTCATCGCCCCCATCGGGCGCCACCCGGTGGAGCGGCACAAGATGCACGTGGGGGGCGTGGCGCCCCGCTACGCCGAGACGGAGTTTAGGCTCCTCGCCACCGCCGGGCCCTACGCCTTGGTAGAGGCTAGGCCCCACACCGGCCGCACCCACCAGATCCGGGTGCACCTGAAGCACCTCAAGGCCCCTATCCTGGGGGACGAGCTTTACGGCAGGAAAAGCCCCCACATACCCCGCCAGGCCCTGCACGCCTACGAGCTCAGGATCCCCCATCCCCGCACCGGGCGCATTTTGGAGTTTTTGGCCCCCCTGCCTAGGGACATGGCCCAGGCCTGGGAAGCCTTGGGTGGAAGGTGGCCGGAAGGAATAGAGCGCGACGCCAGGTATACTTAGGCCCAATGAGCCTGCGCGCTCCGCCCCTTTTCCAGGCCGAGCCGGCTTGGGCGCACCGCCTTTACGTGGGGGATGCCCGGCAGATCCTGAGCGCCTTGCCCGAAGCCTCCGTCCACCTGGTCCTCACCTCGCCCCCCTACTGGACTTTGAAGCGCTACGAGGACGTGCCCGGGCAACTGGGCCACGTGGAGGACTACGAGGCCTTTCTG is a window of Thermus sp. LT1-2-5 DNA encoding:
- a CDS encoding RluA family pseudouridine synthase, whose translation is MVRFQAEGVRLDQAVAEACGVSRARAQAWIAAGRVRVGERVVEKPSYRLKGEEVYVEPPEERPMVVPEDLPIPVLYEDEDLLVLNKPPGLLTHPAPGVYTGTVVNALLGRYLEVPQDLSPERPEWVRPGIVHRLDKDTSGVLVVAKHPGAVEALSRAFRDRLVMKRYLALTEGHPKEGTLIAPIGRHPVERHKMHVGGVAPRYAETEFRLLATAGPYALVEARPHTGRTHQIRVHLKHLKAPILGDELYGRKSPHIPRQALHAYELRIPHPRTGRILEFLAPLPRDMAQAWEALGGRWPEGIERDARYT